GGAGACGGACAAAACGGTATCAGCGGGTGTGCAGGATAGTATAAGTTGGGCGTGTAAAAATATAGACGATGATTTTGTTGGTTCAGGTATTTACATAGTTCATATTAAAGGTGCAGGTGTGGATATAAAAAAGAAGGTCGCAGTGGTGCGATAGGTAATAAATGAAAAAGTTTTTTTTATTAGTGAGTGTTATACTAATTTGTGAGAAAAGTTTGTTTTATTGTTCGGGGACATCTACCGGCTTGATACTTTCTATGCCTGCAAATGGGAAATCAGCCGGGCTTGCAGAAGCGTGTGTATCTTTGAGCGGAGACAGTGCATTTCTTCAGTACAATCCTGCCTCGCTGTCATTTATTAACCAGAAGGAACTTAATTTAACATACCAAAAAGGGAGTATGGACGATAATTTTGGTTCTGCATTTTTTAGTTTACCGAGTAATAGCATATCATTTTCCGCAGGGGTTAATTACTGGACATTAGGCAATATGGAACTTATTGATATGTCCGGTAATATAAAGACAGTAAATGCTGAGAAAGATATTCTTTTGTTTGCTATTATATCTACAAGATTATCAAATGTTTTATCAGTTGGCGGTAGTTTTAAGAATTTAAATTCTACACTTGTTGAAGAAGTAAAAGCAAAAACTAATGCGTTTGATATAGGCGCTTTATATAATTTTTCTGATTTTCCATTATCTATCGGAATATCATTACAGAGTTTAGGCGGTAAATTAAAATATGGCACTCTGAAAGAATCTGTTCCACGAACAATCAGAGCGGGGTTTAGTTATATCTTAAATATGGAAAGAGGCAAGGTTATTCCGTCATTTGATATTGTTAAACAAAATGATGAAAAACTTAGAGAGAATTTAGGGCTTGAAGTTGCATTAAGTAATATCTTTTCAGTAAGAGCGGGCTATAAATTTGGCTATGATCTTGATACTTTTACTTTTGGGCTTGGGTTAAACGGAAGAAGTATGCAATTAGATTATGGGTGGGGAACGATAACGGATTTTGAGCCCAAGCATACGGTATCAGTTTGTATGAAAATAGACACTATGCGAATAAAGAAATCGCAAAAACTTACAGCAGGCGAAAACATAGCGGTGGCTGATTTTGTGGCGAAAAATGTTTCTTCTGCCGATGCATCAATCGTTGCCGATTTTTTGAGGACAGAACTTGTTAAAACAGAAAAGTTCAATGTTATTGAAAAGGCGAATATGGATAAAATTCTGGCAGAAGCAGCGTTTCAGCAAAGTGGCTGCACTACATCAGAGTGTGCAGTTCAAATAGGAAAACTCTTAAATGTCCGGCAAATGGTAGTTGGCTCACTCTCTAAATTAATGGATACATATTTTATTACAGTGAATGTTGTTAATGTAGAAACCGGGAAAATATTGCAGTCAGAAAGTATAAAGGCATATTCTGCGGAAGAACTCAATAGCGTCTGTAAAATCCTTGCTCAAAAACTTATAGAATAACTCAAGATAAATAGGACGCAGATTTTCACAGAAAATTCAAGATTTTAGAATTTGATTCTGATTTCTCAATTTTTAATTTTTAATCCTGGGTTTCTGCGTTTATCTGCGTCCCAATTATTAAAATTCCGATGTGCCAAGATATTTCAAACCTGCCATAAAACCGTTTTCATCCCCCCCTTATTCCAGCCCGATTTTTTTTAGTTGCAATTTTTTATTTTTTTGGTATAATAAAGACATGCTCCAAACAGAACAGTTAAAAATAATTTATGAAATTGTGAATGATATCAGGTTCATCTATGATATCAATCGGCTGTTGAATGTTTTTCTTGAAAAAATCTGTCAGACAGTAAATTGCGAGGCGGGCTCAATTTTTTTGACTGATTTTCAACGAGATGAGTTAAAACTTGTTGCTGTAAAAGGCGCTGCAGATACAATAATTCATTCAATCCCGTTCAAGATTGGTGTCGGGATTTGCGGAAAAGTTGTTCAGCTACAGGAGCCAAAAATCGTCAATAATCCAGAAGAGGACGAGTTTTTTAATCCTACCGTTGATACATTAACCGGTTTCAA
This region of Elusimicrobiota bacterium genomic DNA includes:
- a CDS encoding PorV/PorQ family protein, with the protein product MKKFFLLVSVILICEKSLFYCSGTSTGLILSMPANGKSAGLAEACVSLSGDSAFLQYNPASLSFINQKELNLTYQKGSMDDNFGSAFFSLPSNSISFSAGVNYWTLGNMELIDMSGNIKTVNAEKDILLFAIISTRLSNVLSVGGSFKNLNSTLVEEVKAKTNAFDIGALYNFSDFPLSIGISLQSLGGKLKYGTLKESVPRTIRAGFSYILNMERGKVIPSFDIVKQNDEKLRENLGLEVALSNIFSVRAGYKFGYDLDTFTFGLGLNGRSMQLDYGWGTITDFEPKHTVSVCMKIDTMRIKKSQKLTAGENIAVADFVAKNVSSADASIVADFLRTELVKTEKFNVIEKANMDKILAEAAFQQSGCTTSECAVQIGKLLNVRQMVVGSLSKLMDTYFITVNVVNVETGKILQSESIKAYSAEELNSVCKILAQKLIE